A region from the Variovorax sp. V93 genome encodes:
- a CDS encoding ABC transporter permease: MSESPLPAPPVAAADDAPFVPPRWRWVRKHPTLIVGGLLLVAVAAVSIGAPWIATFDPQDIDPLARMQPPSAEHWFGTDALGRDVFSRAVWGGQVSMIVGASVALLATFFGVLIGLIAGFVRWADGPVMRVMDGLMAIPGILLAIALMAVTRASLTTVIVAITVPEIPRVVRLVRSLALTLREQLYVEAAHAVGTRLPVILLRHVLPNMVAPLIVQSTFVAAAAVLTEAALSFLGVGVPAQTPSWGNMMAEGRNFVAVAFHIILYPGLLLAATVLAINLLGDGLRDALDPRLARQL, encoded by the coding sequence ATGAGTGAAAGCCCCCTGCCCGCGCCGCCCGTTGCCGCGGCCGACGATGCGCCCTTCGTGCCGCCGCGCTGGCGCTGGGTGCGCAAGCATCCGACGCTGATCGTCGGCGGGCTGCTGCTGGTTGCAGTGGCCGCGGTCTCCATCGGCGCGCCCTGGATCGCCACCTTCGATCCGCAGGACATCGACCCGCTCGCGCGCATGCAGCCGCCTTCGGCCGAACACTGGTTCGGCACCGACGCGCTCGGCCGCGACGTGTTCAGCCGCGCCGTGTGGGGCGGGCAGGTGTCGATGATCGTCGGCGCCTCGGTCGCGCTGCTCGCCACCTTCTTCGGCGTGCTGATCGGCCTCATCGCGGGCTTCGTGCGCTGGGCCGACGGGCCGGTGATGCGCGTGATGGACGGGCTCATGGCCATTCCCGGCATCTTGCTCGCCATTGCGCTCATGGCGGTGACGCGCGCCAGCCTCACGACGGTGATCGTCGCCATCACGGTGCCGGAGATTCCGCGCGTGGTGCGGCTGGTGCGCTCGCTCGCGCTCACCCTGCGCGAGCAGCTGTATGTCGAGGCCGCGCATGCGGTCGGCACGCGGCTGCCCGTGATCCTGCTGCGCCACGTGCTGCCCAACATGGTGGCCCCTCTGATCGTGCAGTCGACCTTCGTGGCCGCCGCCGCGGTGCTGACGGAAGCGGCGCTGTCCTTCCTCGGCGTGGGTGTGCCGGCGCAGACGCCCAGCTGGGGCAACATGATGGCCGAGGGCCGCAACTTCGTGGCAGTGGCGTTCCACATCATCCTGTACCCGGGCCTGCTGCTGGCGGCCACGGTGCTGGCGATCAACCTGCTCGGCGACGGCCTGCGCGATGCGCTCGACCCGCGCCTGGCGCGGCAGCTGTGA
- a CDS encoding ABC transporter permease gives MGYILRRFLSTLPVMAVVAVVVFLLIHLSPGDPAALIAGDLASVEDIEKLRAALGLNLPLWQQFAIWLGKLFTGDLGTSIFTQVPVAQLLAQRLEPTVSIAVLTMAITLVLAVPLGTLAAYRAGSWIDRLVMLFAVLAFSVPVFLVGYLLIYAFAIQLPWFPVQGYARFSDSPGQWLRGLVLPCVNLALVYIALVTRMTRATVLEVLHEDYIRTARAKGLGVLPVLGHALRNAAIPIATTVGVGIALLIGGVVVTETVFAIPGVGRLVIDSVQRHDYPVIQSVLLLSAGVYVLINLLIDLSYRLFDPRITY, from the coding sequence ATGGGCTACATCCTCCGACGATTCCTCTCGACGCTGCCCGTGATGGCCGTGGTGGCGGTGGTGGTGTTCCTGCTGATCCACCTGTCGCCGGGCGACCCCGCGGCGCTGATCGCGGGCGACCTGGCCTCGGTCGAGGACATCGAGAAACTGCGCGCCGCGCTCGGCCTCAACCTGCCGCTGTGGCAGCAGTTCGCAATCTGGCTGGGCAAGCTCTTCACGGGCGACCTCGGCACCTCGATCTTCACCCAGGTGCCGGTGGCGCAGCTGCTCGCGCAGCGGCTGGAGCCCACGGTGTCGATCGCGGTGCTGACCATGGCCATCACGCTCGTTCTGGCGGTGCCGCTGGGCACGCTCGCGGCCTACCGCGCGGGCAGCTGGATCGACCGGCTCGTGATGCTGTTCGCGGTGCTCGCGTTCTCGGTGCCGGTGTTCCTGGTGGGCTACCTGCTGATCTACGCCTTCGCGATCCAGCTGCCGTGGTTTCCGGTGCAGGGCTACGCGCGCTTCTCCGACAGCCCCGGCCAATGGCTGCGCGGCCTGGTGCTGCCCTGCGTGAACCTCGCACTGGTGTACATCGCGCTCGTCACGCGCATGACGCGCGCCACCGTGCTCGAGGTGCTGCATGAAGACTACATCCGCACCGCGCGCGCCAAGGGCCTGGGCGTGCTGCCGGTGCTGGGCCATGCGCTGCGCAATGCGGCCATTCCCATCGCCACCACGGTGGGCGTGGGCATCGCGCTCCTGATCGGCGGCGTGGTGGTCACCGAGACGGTGTTCGCCATTCCGGGCGTGGGCCGGCTCGTGATCGATTCGGTGCAGCGCCACGACTATCCCGTGATCCAGAGCGTGCTGCTGTTGTCGGCCGGCGTGTACGTGCTGATCAACCTGCTGATCGATCTGAGCTACCGGCTGTTCGATCCGCGCATCACGTACTAG
- a CDS encoding ABC transporter substrate-binding protein — translation MKRRTLAALATLALSAAYLPALAQTAPPKTLKVVAHADLKILDPTFTTAYISRNFGYMVYDTLFAQDANGKPQPQMAEKYTSSKDGKQWSFTLRPGLKFSDGSAVTSADAIASLQRWAARDSIGRAMVAGGAEWKAVDARTFTLTLAEPFGLVLEGLAKPSSFPPVILPERLAKMPATAPLPEVIGSGPFIFKRDEWVPGNKTVFVRNPNYLPRSEAPSGLAGSKKTSFDRVEWLYLPDANSAIAALKRGEVDLVEQVPPDYIAPLRTDPGVKIGSGGTYQGFLVMNHLLPPFNNPKVRQALLQAVSQERIVAAMGYPLDMRMSYCQTFFICGSPNDTAAGAEPYRKADVAKAKKMLADAGYKGEKITILVPSDVTYLNAEALMAAQTMRSIGMNVDAQTMDWASIGARRAKRDAPEAGGWNMYVTVAGEFDVNSPITNAYLSAACGNTLPGWPCDKTLDDLRNAWLKETVPAKRREILDAFQARAYETVPYINAGQYTAAFAARASLKGTDKLWAGMPTVWMLDK, via the coding sequence ATGAAACGACGAACGCTTGCAGCCCTTGCCACCCTGGCGCTTTCGGCCGCGTACTTGCCGGCGCTCGCCCAGACGGCGCCGCCCAAGACGCTCAAGGTGGTGGCGCATGCCGACCTGAAGATCCTCGACCCGACCTTCACCACCGCCTACATTTCGCGCAACTTCGGCTACATGGTCTACGACACGCTGTTCGCGCAGGATGCGAACGGCAAGCCGCAGCCGCAGATGGCCGAGAAGTACACCTCCTCCAAGGACGGCAAGCAGTGGAGCTTCACGCTGCGCCCAGGCCTGAAGTTCTCCGACGGCAGCGCCGTGACCTCGGCCGACGCGATTGCCTCGCTGCAGCGCTGGGCCGCACGCGACAGCATCGGCCGCGCCATGGTGGCGGGCGGCGCCGAGTGGAAGGCGGTGGATGCGCGCACCTTCACGCTCACGCTCGCCGAGCCCTTCGGCCTGGTGCTCGAGGGGCTCGCCAAGCCGTCGAGCTTTCCGCCCGTGATCCTGCCCGAGCGGCTCGCGAAGATGCCCGCCACCGCGCCGCTGCCCGAGGTGATCGGCTCCGGCCCCTTCATCTTCAAGCGCGACGAATGGGTGCCTGGCAACAAGACCGTGTTCGTGCGCAACCCCAACTACCTGCCGCGCAGCGAAGCGCCGAGCGGCCTGGCCGGCAGCAAGAAGACCAGCTTCGACCGCGTGGAATGGCTCTACCTGCCCGACGCCAACAGCGCCATCGCGGCGCTCAAGCGCGGCGAGGTCGACCTGGTGGAGCAAGTGCCGCCCGACTACATCGCGCCGCTGCGCACCGACCCGGGCGTGAAGATCGGCTCGGGCGGCACCTACCAGGGCTTCCTGGTGATGAACCACCTGCTGCCGCCCTTCAACAACCCGAAGGTGCGCCAGGCGCTGCTGCAGGCCGTGAGCCAGGAGCGCATCGTCGCGGCCATGGGCTATCCGCTGGACATGCGCATGAGCTACTGCCAGACCTTCTTCATCTGCGGCAGCCCCAACGACACCGCCGCGGGCGCCGAACCCTACCGCAAGGCCGACGTGGCCAAGGCCAAGAAGATGCTCGCGGACGCCGGCTACAAGGGCGAGAAGATCACCATCCTGGTGCCGAGCGACGTCACCTACCTCAACGCCGAGGCGCTGATGGCCGCGCAGACCATGCGCAGCATCGGCATGAACGTCGATGCGCAGACCATGGACTGGGCCTCCATCGGCGCGCGCCGCGCCAAGCGCGATGCGCCCGAGGCCGGCGGCTGGAACATGTACGTCACGGTGGCGGGCGAGTTCGACGTCAACTCCCCCATCACCAACGCCTACCTGAGCGCGGCCTGCGGCAACACCCTGCCCGGCTGGCCCTGCGACAAGACGCTCGACGACCTGCGCAACGCCTGGCTCAAGGAGACCGTGCCGGCCAAGCGCCGCGAGATCCTCGACGCCTTCCAGGCCCGCGCCTACGAAACGGTGCCCTACATCAACGCAGGCCAGTACACGGCCGCGTTTGCCGCGCGCGCGAGCCTCAAGGGCACGGACAAGCTCTGGGCCGGCATGCCGACGGTCTGGATGCTCGACAAGTAA